One part of the Aspergillus luchuensis IFO 4308 DNA, chromosome 5, nearly complete sequence genome encodes these proteins:
- a CDS encoding RTA1 domain-containing protein (COG:S;~EggNog:ENOG410PU7C;~InterPro:IPR007568;~PFAM:PF04479;~TransMembrane:5 (o37-59i71-91o111-134i164-182o197-217i);~antiSMASH:Cluster_5.13;~go_component: GO:0016021 - integral component of membrane [Evidence IEA]), translated as MPTKWPKREPVQIIGYITRALAHSNTQSVPIYAVQDILILLAPPLYAATIYMTLGRLITLLDAERLSLIPIRWLTAVFVTGDVLSFLLQGAGGGIMSSGSLSGMTTGENVIMGGLAVQLIFFSVFVIVATLFHYRIHQNPTEKSISTCIARSGWRTPNWETTMVGLYIASILILIRSVFRMIEYAGGNDGYLISHEAFSYVFDAMLMFFAMIVISVLHPSKVLGSGKEGKVDKRESVQLQRLYSS; from the exons ATGCCTACCAAATGGCCCAAGCGCGAGCCTG TCCAAATCATTGGATACATTACGCGTGCATTAGCACATAGCAACACCCAAAGCGTACCCATATACGCTGTGCAAGATATCCTAATCTTACTCGCACCACCTCTCTACGCTGCGACGATCTACATGACACTTGGACGGCTGATTACTCTCCTCGACGCGGAAAGACTGAGCCTTATCCCAATCAGATGGCTTACGGCAGTCTTCGTGACCGGAGATGTATTGTCTTTTCTCCTGCAAGGAGCTG GCGGCGGCATCATGTCCAGCGGCAGTCTCAGCGGAATGACCACCGGCGAAAACGTAATCATGGGCGGACTAGCCGTCcagctcatcttcttcagtgtTTTTGTGATAGTTGCGACACTTTTCCACTATCGCATTCATCAAAACCCTACAGAAAAGTCAATATCTACGTGCATTGCACGCAGTGGTTGGCGCACCCCCAATTGGGAGACGACTATGGTAGGATTATATATCGCCAGTATTCTTATTTTGATACGGTCGGTTTTTCGGATGATTGAGTATGCTGGCGGGAATGATGGATATCTGATAAGCCATGAGGCTTTTAGTTATGTCTTTGATGCGATGTTGATGTTCTTTGCGATGATTGTGATTAGCGTGCTTCATCCGTCTAAAGTACTGGGTTCGGgcaaggaggggaaggtggatAAGAGGGAGAGTGTGCAGTTGCAGAGATTATATTCTAGTTG